GCCGCTATCTTAACGCCCTCTGTCATTACAGAACGAAGTCCGTTTGCTAAATAAGTTAGTGGTAAGTATTTAGAAATACCTTGCAACCATGCTGGCATCGCCTCTATCGGAAAAAATACGCCCGACAAAAATAGCATTGGGAAAACCACAATATTTGCAATTGGTGCTGCTGATTCTTCAGTCTTTGCAAAAGAAGACATGGCAAATCCCATGCTGATAAAAAGGAGAGAGCCCAGAGAAACTAAAAGTAAAATCAGAAAATAGTTTCCAACAACATTAATGTCAAAAACCAAAACAGCAACCCCCACAATTACAACTACTTGCATTATCGACACAAAAATTCTTGTTAAAACCTGACCCGCTATAAAATCAATTGATTTCATTGGCGTTACCAATAACCTCTTCATAATGCCTTTCTTTCTGTATTGAACTAGAACAAAAACAATTGAAAAAACACCCATCTGCATTATTGCCATTGCAACTATTCCGGGAATTAAAAAATCAATATATTTTAAGTTTTTAGCACTTATTGCTTCCTCTTCAATTTTAAATAAACTCGGCGCCCCAGTTATTTCTCTGTTTATGTTATTAAACATTTCTTTCAAAACTGTAGTTCCTGCAAGGGCTTGCTGTTCTTTTCCTTTGTTATAATAAATCTTTATTGTCGATGTTTTTGGCAATAAATCTGATGGACTTACTTTTTTTCCTTGTATAAGCGCTTCTTTTTGAATAACCGCAACATCTGGATTTTCTAAAAAATCGGATGGCAAGATCATAACCAAATCAAAATCTCCTTC
This region of Candidatus Paceibacterota bacterium genomic DNA includes:
- a CDS encoding ABC transporter permease → MKTALKFTGASMKMFFRNKSGVFWTLFLPLLIMIIFGSMNFENYGKSNIAIVDNAETKESKNLIKEMEKVDIISVKKMNEKRAMSKLKEGDFDLVMILPSDFLENPDVAVIQKEALIQGKKVSPSDLLPKTSTIKIYYNKGKEQQALAGTTVLKEMFNNINREITGAPSLFKIEEEAISAKNLKYIDFLIPGIVAMAIMQMGVFSIVFVLVQYRKKGIMKRLLVTPMKSIDFIAGQVLTRIFVSIMQVVVIVGVAVLVFDINVVGNYFLILLLVSLGSLLFISMGFAMSSFAKTEESAAPIANIVVFPMLFLSGVFFPIEAMPAWLQGISKYLPLTYLANGLRSVMTEGVKIAAIKSDVLGLLVWSIIMIIFAILFFRLNPEE